TGGAGGCTTTTGACACAACGACCATGAATGTGATTCAGCGACAGCTGCCATAAGGGGGGGGGGCTCATTTATTACGTTCAATTGATAACGGACAAAAACGGTTGGTGCTGTCATTCTTTGCAAGATCAATTCAACTCGCATGACCTTTTTAATGCACTGGTCTTTTAAGACTGGTTACCACGAAATTGCCGCCAAGAAGTTCTTAGCAACTGGGGCTCCGTTTCCTGAATGCAAGTCATGGAAGAGATTCCATGCGCCGGGTTCCGTCGAAGGTTGGATTTTGGTTGAAGCCGATACTGCGGACGCTTGCTATGAACATGCTGCCGAATGGGCTGAATACCTCGATTGGGAGGTGACACCAGTGCTGACCGACAACCAAGCTGGACCGCTAATGGCCAAGGCCTATAGCTGATCTAACCTCCATCAAAATGAAGCAAGCCTCAACAGATATGACCATTGTGGTTGGCTTTGTTGAGCAAGTGCCTCCTAATTCATATCCCATCAATTGCATCATGATGAATAACTATTCGAGACTCCATCTTTCAATTCATCCCCTCTATTAACAAACCACATCAAAATAAATAACCAACATTCCAAAATTTTTTAATGGTGGCTTTTAATAATCTATAAATTCAATACGTTAGGATCTAAATAACCCACCGATGTTCGCCGTCCAGCATCACCCATCAGACTGGATCCAAAATCTACGTTTAGGTCATAGGTAGTAGCAACTTCGGACTTGATCCCCAACCTTTTTCAATGCAGGATGATTCGGTAGCCGACGTGGTGTTGTGAAACGCTTGATCTCTGCACTGTTTGCTTTACCACTTTCGTGCTCAATTGGAGCGCCAATCTTCGCTGAAACGACCTATCAACCGGGATATTCCACAAGTACACAATGCTTCCGCGATGAGTACCGAGAGGAATACGTCCCTGGCACAAGAGACAAGCCAGGGCATGTTCGCAACTGGACCGAGAAGGTCGAGATCCCGTGCCATTCAACTTCATCTGCTCGCAAGCACCAGCACCCAGCTCCTAAACATTCGTCAAAGGCTCAAAACGTTGATGACAACAGCTGCATCGAAGGGAGCATTCTTGGTGGACTTCTCGGTAGTGCTGCAGGTGCTGCTTTGTCGCGAGGGGATGGACGCTGGATTGGCGTACCCGTTGGTGGAGCAGCGGGAGCAATGCTTGGTTGTCAAGTGGATGGCGGGTGAAACCAGGCTGATTGAAAGTTTGAGTCCATCCCGTTGGTTCACATCTAGCCCCTCTGATTGCCGATGATCCGCATCTTTCTCACAACGATTGCTATCGCTCTCGCCGCTATTGCCACACCAGCTAAGGCCGATACAGCCGATGTTTGGTGCTTCACGCAGCAAACCGGCCAGCAACCCACACAAACCAAAAAATGCAGATTCAGCCAGTCGGGCGGCAACGTGAGCGTGTACCGCGGAAGTATCGAATATCGATTTACCTCTGAACAGCAGGGCAAGTTTTATACGCGCACAAACGGCTACGGCGGCATCGTTTTTCGTTCACCCAATGGCTTACTACATGTGTTTTGGGAACAGCCATGCAACGAATGGACCGGTTGCGCTGGCGACGGCTGAACTTGATAAAACCTGATTTCTTGCCGTGCTCAGTCGAGATATAAATGGATTTCGAGGAGGAACAAAGAAATAGTAGCCATCATCTACAGCACACTTAACACAAAAAATGCGAAAGCAAGCATATAAGTACAATTACTCTCAAGAAGTTTTTTGTAGTTTATGATGCAAACTACCCAAGCTTGGGCTATAAAGTGACACTCATTCAGGGAAACTGTATGAATTTCACGCTTCCTGCCGTCGCATTAGGCGCCTTTATTTCTATCTGCCTCCATTTCTTACTGGCTCCTATCATCGGCTAAAGATCAAATCGTCTCGGCTTTGTCTAGATCTATTTGCAATCGAAGAGCTTTTTCAACGCATCATGTGAATCACGCATTCCTTGGCGCGATCTGATCAAGAAAGCTTGTGATGGGTTTAGTTGCCATGCCCAAGACTCCTGGATCAGCAGACCCTGCTGTAGCCCAGCTTGGTTTCAAAAATTTTGAGAGGCAGCCCAAAGGATTCCATCAGCCTTCGGCATTCATCGGCGACAGTGCCGTAAACCTCAATGCTGAAGCCATCGCCGAGTTCAGCATGCTTTTGGAGGTATTCCTGAACAGGGGGGTTGGAGACATGTGCGCTGAAAGCCTCGTCGTTGGCATAGACCTCTGACCAAACAAATGCTTGAGGATCATCCGGATCCTGGTCAAAGGTGTGGTGGATCATTCCCGACTCAGATGCCTGAACTGCTTCGTCGGTGGCTCGCGCAAGCTCTAAGTAAGCATCGACGCATCCAGGCTTCACATGGATACGGGCCAACAGCATGAAGGGTGTCGTCTGATCAAAAACAGCCATTGAATTCGGAAGCTATGGAAGCAATCTTTCATGAATCACACCCCGAGTCTGTTCATCGGGCCCTTGGTGGGAGACCACATTTTCCAGCGGAGCCTCATCATTCTCGGCCCAGCCGATTTACCCAGACACGACTAGATATCCAGCGATTCCCACACGTCCGCCAACAAAACGCTGATTCCAAAAGTATTGGTCTGGCTTATCCCAAAATGGTGATGCCACTATCTCGATCCTCACCGCTGGAGCTGGACTCGATTGGCTCGGATGAAGGCTGACGATTCCAAGAATCCAGCCAATTGCGGAACGCTTTGATGAAAGCCACGGCTCATAGAAACACTGAGCTAATCAAAACTTGGATTTGTACGTTGTCGAGCCCACCCACTTACTACAACCGGCGCTGACGTTCAGTCGGGCAAACAACCGAGCAACCACCAAAGTGGCTTTCACAGCAGTCCTGCCGAGATGGAAGCTTCCTCGGCCTGCGATAACGAATCAGGATCTAAATCCATATCAGCGATGACGCTTTGAATCAGATCGCGTGTGAGGCGAAACCTCTCTTTCTTTGATGCAGAACGAGGCCAATCATCGATGCCTTCAAGGATCGGGGTATTGCTGCAAATGCCGTCAAGGATCTTTGCCATTACGTCTAAAGATGCGTTAAGGAAAGATCAGACAAACGTACGTCCATTCCAGCCCCAGTCCGAGGCGTTCACATCATCAAAGCCAATATAAATACGATCCTTAGAGATACCTAAAGACGCCTTTATCAACTCACAAAATTGATCTGACATTTCCGGAGGAGCCAATGCTCCAATGGACTTGATCTCGACATAAGCACAGGGCTCATTACTCCCCGCGAAGGTCATTGGAACGCCGGAGTCCAAAAGCGTCATTACATATGACTCAGGCTTCCCCGTAGCACTAGCAAGAGCCGCAGACAGCTTTTTCAAAAGAGCATCTGGTGTCTGGACATCTGAAATATTTGTCCTGACGTTAATGAGAGGCATCTTTAGCAAGACAACAGATACATATTATGGCCATAAAGCCTAGATATGTCAGGCGCACTGATCAATCTTGAACTAGGTTTTCAGAGCAGTAGCGCAACCGGAAATCAAATTTATTTAGGAAACCCTCAAGAAACTCAGTAAATCAAATAATCACATAGTTTCACTCAATTAGTAAGGATTTACGCTACTTTTTACAGCTTTAGGCGACAGTAATTATGCCGCTTTGGAATGACTACGTTTCGCTCTGCGTGGCTTGCCTTGCTTTGGGTGCTCAGATGCCTTGAGGTAAACCTTCTTGCCCTTGGCATCGATTCGATACAAGCCGCCTTTTGGGCCTCTATGAATCTCGGACACTTGGTCGACTCGCACCGTCTGCTGAGTCCGCTCTTTAAGCGTTGACTCCTTCGGCTGATCAAGCTTTTTGAGGAACAGCCATTCCATCAACGAACCAAGAGCATTGAACACAACCAGAAAGCTCAAGTAACAGCTCTAATAAAGCGTTGCTGTCAAGAGTTCAGTGCACTGACCAAGACGCAGAGAGCTGCTGTCCCGATGGTTAGCAGCCACGTAATTGCCTGTGGTTGTGCCCGACGAATGTGCGAGGTTCGCTTGAATAGTGAAGACATCACATCCCCTTTGAACCGAGTGTTTCGACTTTTTCTACCAGCAGAGCCGCTTACCGCCATTTGGCGCACATTTTGGCGCAGAAAAATGATACTTAACCGTTTCGGCATCAAAAAGGCGACCCTTACAAGCCGCCGAAAAAGCTGTCCGTGACTGGTTTATTCTAAAAATGGAGCCAAGCGGATTCGAACCGCTGACCCCCTGCATGCCATACAGGTGCTCTTTAGCTAAAACCTATTGGTACGACTAGGCCAGAGCAGAAGTATTAAATTTTTAGAGTAATTTTTAGAGTAGAGCTGTCCTAGCGGCTTAAACGCGCAAGAACCGTTGACAGCACTACTAGGTCGCCCTTTCTCAAGGTTGTATTACTACCTTGAAAGCATCAAATAAGGACCACCGAAGCAGCCCTTATTCGCTGTGCTACGCCGACTAGCCACCGTAAGACTGGCCAGTTACATATTAACGAAGGAAGCTACAATAAAACTATCTTAAAACAGTCTTTTTGAATGCCTAAACGTCAGCTACCTATCGAGGCTGAGCTGATCATCAACCGTCTTCGCTTGGAGGCAAATGTTGAGCATCAGTATGCATTAATTGATACGGATGACGATGCACCATCTGTGCCGTCATTTGATCCAATGAGCAATCCACAGAGCCGTCGCACAGCAACCCATGTCAGCTGAATACCAATCAATCGACGACCAGATCAAGGCGTCTTATCAGTCCGCTTCACAAGTGGAAACTCAGGCCCGTCAGCTTGAGGCTCGTATCGCCAAAATAGATGGTGCAAAGCGCCACTTACCGGCACGACGTTATGGGCAACCTGTAGACCTCAACAAAATCCGCAGTAACCTCACACTTACAAGCCTTATTGCACAAGATTCCGCAGAGCTATCTCACTTTTGCGGCATTGATCCAAGCCTTCGGCACCGTATCGACGAGGAGCGCGAGGCCCAAGCCATGCGCGTCGAGGCGTTGCGCATGCAAACCGAGGCTCTACGGCAGCAAAACGCTCAGGCGCAGGCCGATCGTGATCGTGCTTTTCACGCCGGGGTTAATCCAGCCACTCATCGTCGCCACGGGTACTGATGCTTTCACGACCACACCCTTGCTTGGGATGGCTGCACGTCACACCCAATGACACCCGCAAGCTCTTGGATCGCTTGCTGAAGGATCGTGATGCTGCTCTAGAGGCAGACCCAATCCATAGCGGTATGCCGCAAGCGTTCATCGACTGGACGTGGCAAACCTGGTTGCCCGGCAACATGCACCGCTATCAGGCTCAGGTTGAGGAACACGTCCGTTACCTCGACCTCAAGATCGATGGTTTGAACAAAGATCTCGAACACATCGCTGGTGGTGTTCTTGATGACCGTGACGCTGCTACGGACCTACGTGATCGCCTCAAACGTGAACTTGCTTCAACAGCACTGCAGTCATGAGCAACATCCTTGATCACATCGCTCCAACACCAGTTCTTGATGTTGTGGACGATTGGCCTCGATCAACGACACGCACGGAATGGTTTCGCCTTACACGCGATCTGATTCAAAGCGTCATCGCTGATATGGATTTAGATCCTGATTCGTTATCGCAAGTCGAGGAAGCTTTTATCTCTGCAGGACTGCTGTGAGAGTTGCGCTTGGTTACGTAACCAACTAAACGTCAAAGGATCAGATGCGGGGATGGGATGGAGAGAGGCTGAGAGGGGGAGATTGGTGAGAGATAATGAAAAGAGATCTAGAACAAGACAGACCGCACAAAGATGAAGCAGGAAACTCAGGACTTTCTGGACTTTATAGATCGAGAGCTTAATCCAGGCACTATCACCATTGAGAAATGGAAGAAGTATCTCAAAAAGCTTCCCCAGATCTACAACGGCGACATAGCATTCCGATTGCTATTCGATTGGCACTGGGACCGAACAAATAGCATAGGACGCGCATTCTTCAAACACGACTCACTTAATACGGAAGATTACATTTACACCAAGCAAGTGGAAATAATCGGAAGCGCAGGCATGCATTTCCATAACCTTGGATATCAATACCAGGAGCTTATCAAATGCCACGCACGATGCGACTTTCTAGGCAAGTCTATTCTTGAAATTGGAGGATCACTTCCCAACGACCTACTCTTCGAACATCTTGGGATTGAGTCATACATCAACATCGAATCTCCTGACTATATTGAAGCCAAGTCAGGCTCGACATATAGCTCCAAGCACGGCGACCACGAGAGGAGACAAACAATCTTCTGCAATGCGGAAGAGATCGACAAGAAAGTCAACAACGAATCAATCGACAGCATCTTTTCGGTCGCATGCTTTGAACATATTTACGACCTACCAGCAGCACTAGAAGCATGCCATGCTTGCAGCAAGAAGGGAGGCACCCTCTATTCATTCTTCGCACCAATTTATTCACAAATCGACGAAGGAGACCATGGCGTCATCCCTCAGCATGAGAGATTCCCAGAGAAGCCCATCGGACTTCACTTACTCTCACGAGAAGATCAGAGAAAGAAACTGATCAGCGCAGGCATTACCGACCCCAAAGAGATCCAAGACTTTTTGGGTCGAGTCAACTTCAACCGAGTCCCCAATCGTCTTCTCTACAAAGACTATGAAAGGATCTGCACCGAATCTCCATATGCCGTTTTAGAGCTTGATCGGCAAGATGAATACAACATATCCAAAAGATTCCCGCGTCAGTTTGCAGAGGTTAGATCATCCAACATACATATCAACAATATGATGACATTGGGTTTCAGGATTCATCTACTAAAAGCATAAACTGCACCCCCTTTGCCTCAACACAAAAACTTAGCAATACAAACGCATCTGATATTACTTGATTCTGCAACTACTTGTTTCCAGGTCTACGGTGCAATCCAAGGCTGTATCTAGCATGAATCGTTCCCCCGTATTGATACAGATAATTTCATCATTGCACCAGCTATTAGGCGATCAAGTGATCAACGGCTAGCATCTCAGTAATATATATTGTTTTCAGTAAAATAAATTGAGCTGATAGCATGATAACCCATGGCTAAAACCACTTACAAGGAGCGTCAGTTACGTCGTCGTAGAGCTGCTGAATTACTCGCTGGAGGTTTATCGCCTGCTGATGCCGTGTCACGCCTGACAGCGGAGTGGGGGTGCAGTCGTCGAACAAGCCTGCGTGACGTAAATCTTGGGCAGGATGCGTTGTTAGAGAGCATCGACTCACAAACGCACGCGCAATTAGCTGCATGGTGTGTGGCGTCATATGCACGACTGATGAACAAGGCTGAGAAGGCACATCAATACGGTGCAGCGATTGGTGCATTGAACGGCTTGGTGCGATTGGTGGTGGAGCCTCAGATGCAGATCGCGAATAAGCGCACGTTTAACGGCAGCAGGCTGCAGCAGATAGCACAATTCAGGTATACCCATGGCATGCC
The DNA window shown above is from Synechococcus sp. CC9902 and carries:
- a CDS encoding DUF3303 domain-containing protein, with the protein product MTFLMHWSFKTGYHEIAAKKFLATGAPFPECKSWKRFHAPGSVEGWILVEADTADACYEHAAEWAEYLDWEVTPVLTDNQAGPLMAKAYS
- a CDS encoding glycine zipper 2TM domain-containing protein; translation: MKRLISALFALPLSCSIGAPIFAETTYQPGYSTSTQCFRDEYREEYVPGTRDKPGHVRNWTEKVEIPCHSTSSARKHQHPAPKHSSKAQNVDDNSCIEGSILGGLLGSAAGAALSRGDGRWIGVPVGGAAGAMLGCQVDGG
- a CDS encoding putative quinol monooxygenase, which gives rise to MAVFDQTTPFMLLARIHVKPGCVDAYLELARATDEAVQASESGMIHHTFDQDPDDPQAFVWSEVYANDEAFSAHVSNPPVQEYLQKHAELGDGFSIEVYGTVADECRRLMESFGLPLKIFETKLGYSRVC
- a CDS encoding phenylpyruvate tautomerase MIF-related protein, with the translated sequence MPLINVRTNISDVQTPDALLKKLSAALASATGKPESYVMTLLDSGVPMTFAGSNEPCAYVEIKSIGALAPPEMSDQFCELIKASLGISKDRIYIGFDDVNASDWGWNGRTFV
- a CDS encoding methyltransferase domain-containing protein, which produces MKQETQDFLDFIDRELNPGTITIEKWKKYLKKLPQIYNGDIAFRLLFDWHWDRTNSIGRAFFKHDSLNTEDYIYTKQVEIIGSAGMHFHNLGYQYQELIKCHARCDFLGKSILEIGGSLPNDLLFEHLGIESYINIESPDYIEAKSGSTYSSKHGDHERRQTIFCNAEEIDKKVNNESIDSIFSVACFEHIYDLPAALEACHACSKKGGTLYSFFAPIYSQIDEGDHGVIPQHERFPEKPIGLHLLSREDQRKKLISAGITDPKEIQDFLGRVNFNRVPNRLLYKDYERICTESPYAVLELDRQDEYNISKRFPRQFAEVRSSNIHINNMMTLGFRIHLLKA